A portion of the Krasilnikovia cinnamomea genome contains these proteins:
- a CDS encoding EAL domain-containing protein, protein MPTLTAAPAARCPVRRVLDSRAVRMAFQPVVQLQDGSVLAYEALARFDAEHFASPVDAFAAAAAAGIGVELELLTLQQALTSIDDIPPGAWLTTNLSVEALLNSGVRTTLIAHADRNIIVEITEHSQVQDYAVLREAIGELRAAGILIAVDDAGAGFASLSHILQLHPDIIKLDITFTRGIDTDPVRAALIRALVAFADEAGAMLVAEGVETPAEYDTLIAIGVRLGQGYYMARPGPLPQPGRP, encoded by the coding sequence ATGCCGACGTTGACCGCCGCCCCTGCAGCCCGCTGCCCGGTGCGGCGGGTGCTGGACTCCCGGGCGGTCCGGATGGCCTTCCAACCCGTCGTCCAGCTCCAAGACGGATCGGTACTGGCCTACGAAGCGCTCGCCCGCTTCGACGCCGAACACTTCGCCAGCCCCGTGGACGCCTTCGCGGCCGCCGCCGCAGCCGGAATCGGCGTCGAACTGGAACTACTCACCCTGCAACAGGCCCTGACCAGCATCGACGACATCCCGCCCGGTGCCTGGCTGACCACCAACCTGTCCGTCGAAGCGCTGTTGAATTCCGGGGTACGCACGACACTGATCGCGCACGCCGACCGCAACATCATCGTCGAGATCACCGAGCACAGCCAAGTCCAGGACTACGCCGTCCTTCGCGAGGCCATCGGCGAACTCCGCGCCGCCGGCATCCTGATCGCGGTCGACGACGCTGGGGCCGGCTTCGCCAGCCTCAGCCACATCTTGCAACTGCACCCGGACATCATCAAACTCGACATCACGTTCACCCGCGGCATCGACACCGACCCCGTCCGGGCCGCCCTCATCCGGGCCCTGGTCGCGTTCGCCGACGAGGCCGGCGCCATGCTCGTCGCCGAAGGCGTCGAAACCCCCGCCGAGTACGACACCCTCATCGCCATCGGGGTCCGCCTCGGACAGGGCTATTACATGGCCCGTCCCGGCCCCTTGCCCCAGCCTGGTCGCCCCTAG